The proteins below come from a single Anaerobacillus alkaliphilus genomic window:
- the purQ gene encoding phosphoribosylformylglycinamidine synthase subunit PurQ, which yields MRFACIVFPGSNCDVDMYHAIRDELGEEVEYVWHTETDLDRFDGILLPGGFSYGDYLRCGAIARFSNVMEAVKKAAAEGKPVLGVCNGFQVLLEAGLLPGAMRRNENLKFICRPVTLVVENNQTMFTTGYEASQEITIPVAHGEGNYYCDEELLKTLEANKQIVFKYKDNPNGSISDIAGITNEQGNVLGMMPHPERAVDQLLGSNDGLQLFKSILRTWREAHVVTS from the coding sequence ATGAGATTTGCTTGTATCGTCTTTCCAGGATCCAACTGTGATGTAGATATGTACCATGCGATTCGTGATGAACTTGGAGAAGAAGTAGAATACGTTTGGCATACAGAGACAGATTTAGACCGTTTTGATGGAATTCTATTACCTGGTGGTTTCTCTTATGGCGACTACCTACGTTGTGGTGCGATTGCAAGATTTTCGAACGTCATGGAAGCAGTGAAGAAAGCAGCGGCTGAAGGGAAACCTGTTCTTGGTGTTTGTAACGGATTTCAGGTTCTACTTGAAGCAGGGCTTCTTCCAGGGGCAATGCGCCGTAATGAGAATTTAAAATTTATTTGCCGCCCTGTCACACTTGTTGTTGAAAATAACCAAACAATGTTTACCACTGGTTATGAAGCTAGTCAAGAAATTACAATCCCTGTTGCTCATGGTGAAGGGAACTACTATTGTGACGAAGAATTGTTAAAAACACTAGAAGCTAACAAACAAATCGTTTTCAAATATAAGGATAACCCGAACGGATCAATAAGTGATATTGCGGGAATTACAAACGAGCAAGGAAATGTTCTTGGGATGATGCCACACCCTGAACGTGCCGTTGATCAACTCTTAGGTAGCAATGACGGTTTACAATTATTTAAGTCAATTTTACGTACTTGGAGGGAAGCACATGTCGTTACTTCTTAA
- the purL gene encoding phosphoribosylformylglycinamidine synthase subunit PurL, with translation MSLLLKEPTAEMIKEKRLYADMGLSDEEFQMVENILGRLPNWTETGLFSVMWSEHCSYKNSKVLLKKFPITGERVLQGPGEGAGIIDINDEQAVVFKIESHNHPSAIEPYQGAATGVGGIIRDVFSMGARPIALLNSLRFGELESPKVKYLFEEVVAGIAGYGNCIGIPTVGGEIQFDPCYEGNPLVNAMCVGLIDHKDIQKGQAKGVGNSVMYVGASTGRDGIHGATFASEELDEDSDAKRPAVQVGDPFMEKLLLEACLELIKSDALVGIQDMGAAGLTSSSAEMASKAGSGIELNLDEVPQRELGMTPYEMMLSESQERMLIVVKKGREDEIKALFDKWGLLSKVVGKVTDDKMLRLMFQGEVAAEVPVDALAEDAPVYHKPSREPEYFAKFQAQEVVVPEVTDVQEMLLSLLAQPTIASKEWVYNQYDYMVRTNTVVCPGSDAAVLRIRDTNKALAMTTDCNSRYLYLDPETGGKIAIAEAARNLVCSGATPLGVTDCLNYGNPEKPEIFWQLEKSTDGLSEACRALETPVIGGNVSLYNERSGVAVYPTPTIGMVGLIEDLAYVTTQSFKNVGDLIYLLGETKPEFGGSELQKLIYGEISGKSPSIDLAVEKKAQQQLLTAIHQGAVASAHDVAEGGLAVAVAECIMDGKVGAKIAISGEKVTALFAESQTRFVISVPRDKKDQFESLVDATCIGEVVSEAELTIVNESGETVIQVATSDLQEAWRGAIPCLLKSKA, from the coding sequence ATGTCGTTACTTCTTAAAGAACCAACAGCAGAAATGATTAAAGAAAAACGCCTGTATGCAGACATGGGCTTAAGTGACGAAGAATTTCAAATGGTAGAAAACATCCTTGGGCGACTTCCAAACTGGACGGAAACTGGACTTTTCTCAGTTATGTGGAGCGAGCATTGTTCTTATAAAAATTCAAAAGTATTACTAAAAAAATTCCCGATCACTGGTGAACGCGTTCTTCAAGGACCTGGTGAAGGTGCAGGAATTATTGATATTAACGATGAGCAAGCTGTAGTTTTTAAGATTGAAAGTCACAATCATCCATCAGCGATCGAACCATACCAAGGGGCAGCAACTGGTGTAGGTGGAATTATTCGTGACGTTTTCTCAATGGGTGCTCGTCCTATCGCTCTATTAAACTCGTTACGCTTTGGTGAATTAGAATCTCCAAAAGTGAAATATTTATTTGAAGAGGTAGTAGCCGGGATTGCTGGTTACGGTAACTGTATTGGAATTCCAACAGTTGGTGGAGAAATTCAATTTGACCCATGTTACGAAGGAAACCCTCTTGTTAACGCAATGTGCGTAGGTTTAATCGACCATAAAGATATTCAAAAAGGGCAAGCCAAAGGTGTTGGCAACTCAGTTATGTATGTAGGTGCTAGTACGGGTCGTGATGGGATCCATGGTGCAACATTTGCTTCTGAAGAATTAGACGAAGATTCAGATGCGAAGCGCCCAGCAGTTCAAGTTGGGGATCCATTTATGGAGAAGTTACTTCTTGAAGCATGTCTTGAGTTAATTAAGTCTGACGCATTAGTTGGTATTCAAGATATGGGTGCAGCTGGTCTTACATCTTCTTCAGCTGAAATGGCAAGTAAAGCAGGTTCAGGAATTGAACTTAACTTAGATGAAGTACCGCAACGTGAACTAGGTATGACACCTTATGAAATGATGCTTTCTGAGTCTCAAGAGCGTATGTTAATCGTTGTAAAAAAAGGCCGTGAAGATGAGATTAAAGCTCTTTTTGATAAGTGGGGTCTTTTATCAAAGGTTGTAGGTAAAGTTACGGATGATAAAATGCTTCGCTTAATGTTCCAAGGCGAAGTAGCTGCGGAAGTACCAGTTGATGCTCTTGCAGAAGATGCGCCTGTATACCACAAGCCTTCTCGTGAGCCTGAGTACTTTGCTAAGTTCCAAGCACAAGAAGTTGTTGTGCCAGAAGTAACGGATGTTCAAGAAATGCTATTAAGCTTACTTGCACAACCGACGATTGCTAGTAAAGAATGGGTTTATAATCAATATGACTATATGGTTCGTACGAATACAGTAGTTTGCCCAGGTTCTGATGCAGCTGTACTTCGAATTCGTGATACAAACAAAGCATTAGCGATGACAACAGATTGTAACTCTCGCTATTTATATTTAGATCCTGAAACTGGTGGGAAAATTGCGATTGCTGAAGCAGCAAGAAACCTTGTATGTTCAGGTGCTACACCACTAGGAGTAACAGATTGCCTAAACTACGGAAACCCTGAAAAACCAGAAATTTTCTGGCAGTTAGAAAAATCAACAGATGGACTAAGTGAAGCGTGCCGTGCTCTTGAAACACCAGTTATCGGTGGTAACGTTTCTTTATATAACGAAAGAAGTGGGGTTGCTGTTTACCCAACACCTACGATTGGAATGGTAGGTTTAATTGAAGATTTAGCTTATGTAACTACACAAAGCTTTAAAAACGTTGGAGATCTTATCTATCTATTAGGTGAAACGAAACCAGAATTTGGTGGAAGTGAACTACAAAAATTAATCTATGGTGAGATCTCAGGAAAATCACCAAGCATTGACTTAGCCGTAGAAAAGAAAGCTCAACAACAATTATTAACTGCGATACATCAAGGAGCTGTTGCATCTGCTCACGATGTTGCTGAAGGTGGATTAGCTGTAGCGGTTGCGGAATGTATCATGGATGGAAAAGTTGGCGCGAAAATCGCGATTAGTGGTGAAAAAGTAACTGCGTTATTCGCTGAGAGCCAAACGCGATTTGTTATTTCTGTACCTCGTGATAAAAAGGACCAATTTGAAAGTTTAGTAGATGCTACATGCATTGGTGAAGTTGTTAGTGAGGCAGAACTTACAATTGTAAACGAAAGTGGTGAAACAGTTATCCAAGTAGCTACTTCTGATTTACAAGAAGCTTGGAGAGGAGCGATTCCATGTTTGCTGAAATCAAAGGCCTAA
- the purF gene encoding amidophosphoribosyltransferase: MFAEIKGLNEECGVFGVWGHPDAAQITYYGLHSLQHRGQEGTGIVVTDRENLSIHKGLGLVTEVFSKGEIETLHGNGAIGHVRYSTAGGGGLANTQPLLFNSQTGSLALAHNGNLVNAESLKLELESQGSIFQTTSDTEVLAHLIKRGSHELSLVERVKSALTQVKGAFAFMVMTENQLMVALDPNGLRPLSIGRLGDAYVIASETCAFDVIGATFEREVVPGELIIINDEGLRSERFSEPIHRSICSMEYIYFARPDSNVDEINVHTARKSLGKQLALEAPVEADVVTGVPDSSISAAIGYAEQSGIPYELGLIKNRYVGRTFIQPSQELREQGVKMKLSAVRGVVEGKRVVMIDDSIVRGTTSRRIVSLLREAGATEVHVRISAPPITSPCFYGIDTSSTSELIAASKNVEEIRQEIGADTLSFISVEGLLTGVGRNTDHENNGQCLACFTGKYPTKLYDLGTSEQKPVKC, translated from the coding sequence ATGTTTGCTGAAATCAAAGGCCTAAACGAAGAGTGCGGTGTATTTGGAGTATGGGGTCATCCTGACGCAGCTCAAATTACGTACTACGGATTACACAGCTTACAACATCGTGGTCAAGAAGGAACTGGAATTGTCGTTACAGACAGAGAAAATTTAAGCATTCATAAAGGGCTTGGACTTGTAACAGAAGTTTTCTCAAAGGGAGAAATTGAAACGTTACATGGAAACGGGGCAATTGGCCATGTTCGCTACTCTACTGCTGGTGGAGGCGGCCTGGCTAATACCCAGCCGCTATTATTTAACTCGCAAACGGGTAGCTTAGCTCTTGCTCATAATGGTAATTTAGTAAATGCAGAAAGTCTGAAGCTTGAACTAGAAAGTCAGGGTAGTATTTTTCAAACGACTTCGGATACTGAGGTTCTTGCACACTTAATTAAAAGAGGAAGCCATGAACTATCTCTTGTTGAGCGTGTGAAAAGCGCGTTAACACAAGTGAAAGGTGCTTTTGCTTTTATGGTAATGACCGAAAATCAACTAATGGTGGCTCTTGATCCTAATGGATTACGTCCACTATCAATCGGTAGATTAGGTGATGCTTACGTGATTGCTTCTGAAACGTGTGCTTTTGACGTGATTGGTGCAACATTTGAACGTGAAGTCGTTCCTGGAGAATTAATTATTATTAATGACGAGGGTCTTCGTTCAGAACGCTTTAGTGAGCCAATTCACCGCTCAATTTGTAGTATGGAATATATTTATTTCGCTAGACCAGATAGTAATGTAGATGAAATCAATGTTCACACAGCTAGAAAGAGCTTAGGGAAGCAACTTGCCTTAGAAGCTCCGGTTGAGGCTGATGTAGTAACTGGTGTTCCGGACTCAAGTATTTCAGCAGCCATTGGTTATGCGGAACAATCAGGTATTCCTTACGAGTTAGGTTTAATTAAAAATCGTTACGTAGGAAGAACATTTATTCAACCTTCTCAAGAATTGCGAGAGCAAGGGGTAAAAATGAAGCTTTCTGCCGTTCGCGGTGTTGTCGAAGGAAAACGAGTGGTTATGATTGATGACTCGATTGTTCGTGGCACAACAAGTAGACGAATCGTTAGTTTACTGCGTGAAGCAGGAGCAACAGAAGTTCATGTTCGGATCAGTGCGCCACCAATTACAAGTCCATGTTTCTATGGAATTGATACTTCTTCGACATCAGAGTTGATCGCAGCTTCAAAAAATGTTGAAGAAATACGCCAAGAAATAGGTGCCGATACTCTATCATTTATCAGTGTTGAAGGACTACTTACAGGGGTAGGAAGAAACACGGACCATGAAAATAATGGTCAATGTCTTGCCTGCTTTACTGGGAAATATCCGACAAAACTATATGATCTAGGAACAAGCGAACAAAAACCGGTGAAATGTTAA
- the purM gene encoding phosphoribosylformylglycinamidine cyclo-ligase, protein MSSAYKRAGVDIEAGYEAVERMKKHVKRTMRPEVLGGLGSFGAMFDLSSFTHIKEPVLVSGTDGVGTKLMLAFMLDKHDTIGIDAVAMCVNDIVVQGAEPLYFLDYIACGKAEPAKIEAIVKGIADGCEQAGCALIGGETAEMPGLYSEDEYDLAGFSVGIVEKSKLLTGSAISDGDVIVGLSSNGLHSNGFSLVRKVLLEEAKLDLHEVYGNLQKPLGEELLTPTRIYVKPILEVLKQYNVKGLSHITGGGFYENIPRSLPAGLKADIDFGSWPIPPIFDLLKEKGQLSFNDMFSTFNMGIGMILIISKEEAVATIKELERQGEKAYILGRVSTGEGVHIGGLFE, encoded by the coding sequence ATGTCTAGTGCATATAAACGAGCTGGAGTAGATATTGAGGCGGGTTATGAAGCTGTTGAACGAATGAAGAAGCATGTGAAAAGAACGATGCGACCTGAAGTGTTAGGTGGGTTAGGGTCATTTGGTGCAATGTTTGACTTATCTAGTTTTACCCATATAAAAGAACCGGTGTTAGTTTCTGGTACAGATGGTGTAGGAACAAAGTTAATGTTAGCTTTCATGCTTGATAAACACGATACAATTGGAATTGATGCGGTAGCTATGTGTGTGAACGACATTGTTGTTCAAGGAGCAGAACCGCTTTACTTTTTAGATTATATTGCTTGTGGCAAGGCTGAACCTGCGAAAATTGAAGCAATTGTTAAAGGAATTGCAGATGGTTGTGAGCAGGCGGGCTGTGCCCTTATTGGCGGAGAAACTGCTGAAATGCCAGGTTTATATAGTGAAGATGAGTACGATTTAGCTGGATTTTCAGTAGGGATTGTCGAGAAATCAAAGCTTTTAACTGGTTCGGCAATAAGTGATGGTGACGTGATCGTAGGTCTTTCTTCGAATGGCTTACATAGTAATGGATTTTCGCTTGTACGAAAGGTTCTATTAGAAGAAGCGAAGTTAGATTTACATGAGGTTTATGGTAACCTTCAAAAACCATTAGGAGAAGAATTACTGACACCAACACGAATTTATGTAAAGCCAATTTTAGAAGTCCTAAAACAATATAATGTGAAAGGTCTTTCTCATATTACTGGCGGTGGTTTTTATGAAAATATACCACGTTCATTGCCAGCAGGTTTAAAGGCAGACATTGATTTTGGTTCATGGCCAATCCCACCAATTTTCGATCTTCTTAAAGAAAAAGGTCAATTATCGTTTAACGACATGTTCTCTACGTTTAATATGGGGATCGGGATGATTTTAATTATCTCCAAAGAAGAGGCAGTGGCTACAATTAAGGAGTTAGAACGACAAGGTGAAAAAGCTTATATCCTTGGCCGTGTGAGTACAGGGGAAGGTGTCCACATAGGAGGGCTATTTGAATGA
- the purN gene encoding phosphoribosylglycinamide formyltransferase: MTKIAVFASGSGTNFQAIIDAVQNKQLEAEIAILVCDKPNAFAIERAKENNIDVFQFIPKNFENKQAFEKVILEQLRSHDVEWIVLAGYMRLIGNTLLSAFEGRIINIHPSLLPSFPGKDAVEQAYEAKVKVTGVTIHYVDAGMDTGPIIAQAPIFIEENDTVDMVRMKIQQVEHKLYPDVLAKLLNEVESEV, encoded by the coding sequence ATGACGAAAATAGCAGTTTTTGCTTCTGGAAGTGGTACCAACTTTCAAGCAATTATTGATGCCGTCCAGAATAAGCAGCTCGAGGCTGAAATCGCCATTTTAGTTTGTGATAAGCCAAATGCGTTTGCTATTGAGCGGGCAAAAGAAAATAATATTGATGTTTTTCAGTTTATTCCTAAGAACTTTGAAAATAAACAAGCCTTTGAAAAGGTTATTCTAGAACAGCTACGTTCTCACGACGTAGAGTGGATTGTCTTAGCTGGTTATATGAGGTTGATTGGAAATACATTATTGTCAGCGTTTGAAGGGCGCATTATTAATATTCATCCATCCCTTTTACCATCGTTTCCGGGTAAAGACGCGGTTGAACAAGCGTACGAGGCAAAAGTGAAGGTAACAGGTGTTACCATCCATTATGTTGATGCTGGTATGGACACTGGCCCAATTATTGCTCAAGCGCCAATTTTTATTGAAGAGAACGATACGGTAGATATGGTCCGAATGAAAATTCAACAGGTAGAACATAAACTGTATCCTGATGTCCTAGCTAAACTATTAAACGAAGTTGAAAGTGAGGTTTAA